In Rosa rugosa chromosome 4, drRosRugo1.1, whole genome shotgun sequence, the genomic stretch GTACCTCCCTTTCAAATGTCACATAAAGCTTTCTGTAGCATCCCGAAGGGAGGTGCCACGAAAGTAAGTTCTTGCAACTTGTCCGTTAGTATTCAAAACATTTGATCATTTTGAAGAAGCATATTTAACATTAATTAAAAAGATGATTCCATTATTTACCCTTTTCCGTTTTATTCGTTAATTGAAAAAAGATGTCTACGCATTTTCTGTAACTACATGTTCGTTTTTAGTCTAGTTATTCATTCTTTGACTATACCTATAACCATTTTATTTTGACTGAATTTTAACAAATACCATAGTAACCTTCTTTGTACGTTTTTAACGATCTCTGAAAGTTATTTAAGTTGTGTAGACATTCTCATTTTTGAAATAACTTTCCTCACACCCATATTTCTTTCGCTTTTTCACAAAGACCTGCCTTGAAATCTACTTAACTTTCTCATTACAATGGAAATTAATCTCAAAGTTCTTGAAGGCCAAGACAGCCCACCCCAACTTCTAGCTTCAAATAACCCTAATTCAAACCCTTATGTTCAGAGGACTATGAAAGCACATTACATTTCTGAAGTTAGAATTGTCCACCTCCTAATTCTAATGGTTACATTTTGGGCAGTCTTGTGCTTGCCTTTTTTTTTCACCTCCATGTCCTTGGTTCCTCAGACTCTGAGTTTCCAACTCGACTCTCTTTTCCTTTCTAACTTTAACATCTCAAACACAACCATCAGGGTTGACTGGGATATGACCCTTCAAATAGAGAACCCCAACTCGGTCACAAAGATTCACTTCAACATCATAAATGGCTTGATTTCGTACAAAGACAACTCTCTTGCAATGTACTCGATAAAGCCATTTGAGTTGGGATACAGGGAGCACAGACTGGTGCACTTGAAGATATCAAAATATCAGACAATGGAAAAGAATGGATGGGTTTTGAATGAGATCAATATGCAACGAGATGAGAATGGAGCTGTTAATTTCAGCCTATCACAATGTTTGTTTCGGCTACATATACAACCGGCTGGTGGGGAATCAAAAAGTTTGTATAGAACCCTCAGTGTTTGGATTTGAGGGTTGCCTTCCTTCCTAAAGATGGGTTtggaaattgggtaaatggatgGCCAATGAAATACTCACTTCCTATATTAATGTGACCTAACTAAACCatatttcccttttcttttcatcCTTGAAGTAAGAGCAAGGATTTTAGTTTGCGATTACAACACGACGGGTTGTCGAAAATTACATATATAATAAGATTTTTGTCAATTACGCACTCAAACAAATCTTTTGTAGTGTATTTGCCTATTAGGTCTTGTTTAATTTACAAGCATTCACAAATAAAATTCACAATTGAGACTGAGGTGAAATCAACTCTTTGCTATATGAAGGGCCCTTGACTTTTTCTAATATAAAAGAAGGGTCTCTTGTCAGAGGAACCACTCAAAAATGCAGACAAAGTAAGCATGAAATTTAGAAATTACTATATATTTGTTTCCTTGCAGACGGGTTTGGTTAGTTTTACTTTGGATCTGTAGAAATGTTTCTCGTTTATTGATAGAACTTCGACTATCCATGAATATTGAGTCACTAGTTAAAACAACGAAAGAAAGTTCAAAAGGTTGTGGACATTTTGTGTTTGTTTCCTTGTGTACTCCGACGTTTTACAGCAATTGAAAGCTCAATCACTTACTGAGAATGGACGAGGCTCACAAAAAATGATGTTTAGATGTTTCTCTAGTACTAATAATATTATGTTTCATTGAAGATAGAGTTTCAGCAGCTTAATTTAATGGATATTAACAACATCAGTGCTAGTTGTTTCTTGGTATATCGATATGTGATCATGGACATGCACATAGAAATAGCTTTAATTTAGTAGAATCATTGGATGGATGCATGGTTTCAGTTTAGATTTTTATGAATATACCTGATATAAGAACCACATAGCATTGTCTTAATTCATCTACCCACCACCAGTAGTAATATGAAGTTAGAATAAAAAGGTCGATTATTAATTCCTAATCTCTTTGATGCATGACTCAAATCAATTGTGTGGAACAAATGACTACAAATACCCCACATTGCAATCATGAATCTAGGCAAGAATGATGTGTGGCTCCGTAAAACCACAATTTTATGAACAGAAAACATCACGTAATAAGTTACAATTTTACGTTATTCTGGGAGCATAATATTAGTGCACAATTTGTCCTAGGATGATGTAACATCATATAACTCAATGCAACTCATCTAGGTGAAGAAAAAACTATCAAGAAATTAAGCAAGTACTTGCAACTTGTCCACTAGTATTCAAAACATTTGATCATTTTGAAGAAGCACTATTTTAACATTAATTAAAAAGATGATTCCATTATTTACCCTTTTCCGTTTTATTCGTTAATTGAAAAAAGATGTCTACGCATTTTCTGTAACTACATGTTCGTTTTTAGTCTAGTTATTCATTCTTTGACTATACCTATAACCATTTTATTTTGACTGAATTTTAACAAATACCATAGTAACCTTCTTTGTACGTTTTTAACGATCTCTGAAAGTTATTTAAGTTGTGTAGACATTCTCATTTTTGAAATAACTTTCCTCACACCCATATTTCTTTCGCTTTTTCACAAAGACCTGCCTTGAAATCTACTTAACTTTCTCATTACAATGGAAATTAATCTCAAAGTTCTTGAAGGCCAAGACAGCCCACCCCAACTTCTAGCTTCAAATAACCCTAATTCAAACCCTTATGTTCAGAGGACTATGAAAGCACATTACATTTCTGAAGTTAGAATTGTCCACCTCCTAATTCTAATGGTTACATTTTGGGCAGTCTTGTGCTTGCCTTTTTTTTTCACCTCCATGTCCTTGGTTCCTCAGACTCTGAGTTTCCAACTCGACTCTCTTTTCCTTTCTAACTTTAACATCTCAAACACAACCATCAGGGTTGACTGGGATATGACCCTTCAAATAGAGAACCCCAACTCGGTCACAAAGATTCACTTCAACATCATAAATGGCTTGATTTCGTACAAAGACAACTCTCTTGCAATGTACTCGATAAAGCCATTTGAGTTGGGATACAGGGAGCACAGACTGGTGCACTTGAAGATATCAAAATATCAGACAATGGAAAAGAATGGATGGGTTTTGAATGAGATCAATATGCAACGAGATGAGAATGGAGCTGTTAATTTCAGCCTATCACAATGTTTGTTTCGGCTACATATACAACCGGCTGGTGGGGAATCAAAAAGTTTGTATAGAACCCTCAGTGTTTGGATTTGAGGGTTGCCTTCCTTCCTAAAGATGGGTTtggaaattgggtaaatggatgGCCAATGAAATACTCACTTCCTATATTAATGTGACCTAACTAAACCatatttcccttttcttttcatcCTTGAAGTAAGAGCAAGGATTTTAGTTTGCGATTACAACACGATGGGTtgtagaaaattacatatataaGATTTTAGTCAATTACGCACCCAAACAAATCTTTTGCAGTGTATTTGCCTATTAAGTCTTGTTTAATTTACATGCATTCACAATTGAGTTTGAGTTGAAATCAACTCCTGCCCTTGACTTTTTCTATTAAAAAAGCAGAATATATCTGTCTTCAGAAATCACACAAAAATGCAGATTGTTGATAACAAATTACACGTAAATTTCAATTCAAAAACATTATTGAATCTACAATTAACCTGTCAACTATTAGTACGTTCTTCTCAAATTTTGTAAAAATACTGAATTTTGATGATGAATCACGTTGGACCATTCGCTGGAATCCTAGGAATTGACGTCATTGGTATTCTGATCATCTCATGCGAGTGCGGCCCTTTACTTCACCTGTAAGCAATTGGAATTGATGTTATAGGCTTATAGCACACCACAATACTAGCATATCAAATaaaaatcagtttttgtttCCATATGCCCAGTATTAATTATTTAGAGTCTTCACCGTTTTATCATTTTATAtatacgattttttttttttacccttcttatttttattaattaaatCTTTTTAACATAGGTTATTATTTAAGTAGAGACAACTTCATATAGTCAGTCCCGCTTAGATTGTCAGTTGATTTTGTATCCAGTCGTGCTCAATTACattgaatttaaatttaaaGTGAAAAATAATGAGGTTATTAACAAATTAATTTGTTTGTCTCATTATTCTCCTTCTTGATGCCGTGATTGTCACTGCATGAGGTTCCTATTGACTTGGGTAATACATATTCGCCACGTAGAGTATCTGAGTAGCTGGCAGTGGCATTCCTCACATGCATGATAACAATTAAGTTGAAGTACTAAATGGATCTGCTCCCCACGTACAGCAACCGCAGTGAGTACTAATAAAATCACATCTCAGAAACTCCGAGGACGATCGAAGAAGAATGGAGGAGACGCGAAATAAGGTGCTCATCACCTCATCATGTTTTCTTATTCTTGTTTCAGTTTCCAGTAATTCTGTTCATGCCTACAAGAACCACACAGTGGGCGACTCCTTGGGTTGGTACGATAACCTCCAAAAGCCTGATCTTAATTACCAGAAATGGGCTGCAGCCAACAACTTCAGCTTGGGAGATTTTCTCAGTAAGCTTTTTATCATCACTTTTATCCTCCATCTATATCATTTTCATCACTAATTACGTTTCTAGTACTTTTGAATTGCGATTTTCTGAGAATTTTCATCTGATAAGTCCTTGTGTTTCTAAGTAGATAATAATTAGTACAAACTCTTAACGTAGCTGCGCGCTCGTTCTAGAAATTGGTACGTAATAGAGTCGCTCCATTACAATCATGAAGCTTTTGAATACCCTGTTCTAAAATGTATTTCATCCCATTTATCTGGGTCAGAGATCTTAGTGGAAAAGCAATAGCtagttaattaaataattaagcTGAAAGAGGAAGAATTAAGAATAGGACAAGGTGATCGAGGTTGCAATCATGGACGTTTCCATAAAACGGCATGGCCATGTGTGCTTCACATGTAGCCACTCAAAACAAAGACTCCCACCGACGCCTTCTCCGTTTATCCTCTTTAAGCAGCTCCTAGGTATATGTCGACAGCTCATCTACAAGGCCAATTATTCTTTTCTTCTATTCTGTctaaacttcttcttttttccttttttcccttttggactaatttttattttttttatggcatATTTGGTTTTTCTATGGTATGGAATTAATTATGGCTGGCCATGCAGTTTTCAATACTGATACGAACCACTCGGTCGTCCAAACCTATAACATGACAACGTACAAGCTGTGCGATTATGACGACGCCGAGGAGAAGGATATAATTCAATGGTCGGAAGCGAACCCGTCAAACACCGCCACACACGATGTGTCGGTGGCAGTTCCTTTGTTAAAAGAGGGCATCACATATTTCTTTTCCGGTGATTATGATGGCGAACAGTGCCAGAATGGGCAGCACTTCAAGATAAATGTTACTCACGGACAAGGCTTGCCAAAGAGTTTAGACGATTCCCCGGCAGGACCAGCAAGCAGTCCACAGTCAAGCAATGGAGACGATGAATCAATCCCGGACACAATCGTCCCTAATTCCAACTTCAATGACCCCAAACAAGAAGATGACAATGATGATAAACAGCCATCTGGATCCGTTTCATTTTCAGTTTCTCATGTACAAGGCAATCTGATTTTCGTTTTGCTAGGTCTTGTCTACTTGTTGTACTCATGATTTATTTACTCTTCTTTCCATTTTCGATCGTCTTCCTTATTCTGCTGCTTTTAATAACACATGAAATTATTTGACTTGTTGATCCGAATAATAAATCTGTCTttagtttctttttcttgtcTTCATGTCTACCATGGACAGAACAAATCACCAAAACTGAAGTTCCAATCTCACAAGAAAAGCAATCAAGTGGGTTTCACTTTACAACAATTAACCATGTAATCATGGAAGTGCATGATAACCAATAAAAAAGAATGAACAATTCTCAGGTTCACCCCTTGGGGTGAAGCAGCATATTCACTCTCTCTtatgattaacgcataataattttttaattttctaatccaaccattcaagttgtataatgtaatacaaagattagttctgtaaaaaaatcaatcaaattgaagaccttttaattattcatttatatgaaatacatggacggttcatcataatagcagtaagtgttgttagaaccgtccatttatttgattcaattagataattaaacgatttctgattcgattgattttttacagagatgatctttaaatgctaatttaagatatggaccgttggattataaatttattacgTAAAAGTGAGTTAATCGATaataggggtgaatatgcttgCTCACCCAatggtgaacctaagaattgttcaaaaAGAATTACCTGTCTCTTCTCCAACCAAGGATCTTCCTCTTGTCCTGTTCATTTTAATTTAAGTGGCATCAATGGCTTCTTCGTTCTTTCTATTTCTCTCCTCTTCAAcccttatttcttttctcttctaaaTCTCTTTCTGAATTTCTTGCATTAATTCCTTTTCTGCTGCTCCATCGATCAGCAACATGCTTTAACCAAGAACATCCAAAGAATAGGAGAAAGAGGATAAATGCTAAAATATTCTGGTCCCCCGATAAATTTTGTTCAGATCCTATCTAATTGTGATAGTTCATTTGGTACAGAAGCTAGAATATCAAACTGGTTCATTAAAATATTTGGTTATGCCACATTATTTATCACATAAAACGGGATGTATGTAAGATATAAAATTATGATTCACTTATCATTACTACCTATATGAAGTTCTTGTATGTTGATTTCATCTAAATTTTAGATAATAGCAATAGCAAATTATTATCCGTTGATTTCATGTACATTTGTTATTTTTGTTAGTTGAGGTTGTAATTTGTTTCGGGTTTGGTTTTGACATAATCTCCCTATTCTTTTTTGTATCTTTCTTGGTTCACTCAACAAAATTTCAAGTTAAGGCAGGGAGCCCTTTACCTACTACTttcaaaaaatagaaattaaaaaataaaaattcgtttaaagaaaagaacaaaaatctaCATTTAGCTAGTTCAGCATCAAAACGTTCTCAGTTTCTCATATATTACCATATTAATTAAACAATCATCCTAAACCCTAATCAAAGTTCAAGTACCACTGCCTTGTTCTCAATTTCATCATAATACCATATAAATTAATCAAGATCCGCATACTATGTATCTTCAACCAAAGACCAAAAGCCAGGCAAAATGGTTCAAAagtttggaaaagaagaaaaaacctaACGTGAgtgtaaaaggaaaaaaaaaacgaaattaaGAAGGAACTCAATCCACagggaaaacaaaattaacGAGCTCTTGATCCGTAGAAGCGCAACAAGTTTTATTCACAAAAGGGTGGTCAAGAAGCTCATCAACTTTTGCTCTCTTCCTCCAATCCTTCTCAAGACACCTCCAAATGAAACTCCGGAACTCCGGCGTGGCCGTTTCGGGCATCTCCAGCCTCTCCCCAAAGCAAATCACACACATCAACGTCGGCCAGTCCGGTTTCTGCCCCGGTCCAATGAGCGGAAACCGGCCAACGTAGCATTGCAACACCACTAATCCAAGTGACCACACATCTCCAGCAAAACCATCTGCATTGCGGCCGCCCCACCTCTCTGGATCAAATCTCTCCGGGCTCATGTAAGCGTACGTACCCATGTGCAAGTCACACGCCTCATGGGCACCCGCAACCATGTGACTGACCCCAAAATCTGCAATCTTTATCTCCCCTCTACCGTTTATGAGGAGGTTTGAAGGCTTTATGTCCCTATGCACTATCTGCATGGCATGTAGATAGCGCAGTCCTTGGAGGACACATTTTGCCACGCGAGAGATTAGCTGCTCGGGTAATCTCTGACGTGCTCGCAGTACATCGTGCAGTGAGCCTCCTTCCATGTACTCCATTACAAAACACAAATCTCCTCCACCCTCATTATTACTATGATCCGGACTCATGAACGCCCCACTGTCAAAAATCCCATGACATCTTATAACGTAGGGCGAATCAACCAGTTTCAGGATCTCCGCCTCACGCGCCACCTGTTGCAAGATACCGGTGGCGGCATTGTTGTCGAACCGCAGAACTTTCAAGGCGTAAATGCATGAGCTTTTCTTGTGACGTACTTTATAGACAGTGCCGCCATCCCCGTGGCCAAGAACCTCAACTTTCTCGAGATCGGAGAGGTTTTCAATAATGGCTGGAGAGTCAGGACTGGAGGCTGGGGACAGTGCCGGAAAAAAGCTCCGGTGGGTGAAGTCAGCTGTTGCAGTCActggtggtggcggtggagaGAGCCTTAGCCCTTGCTGATgccttctctctctcactaaTGTCATTTACACACTAACTACTCTTCCTTATCAAGATCTGTTGTTTCTCTTTTGATCCTATGCTCTACTTAaatctgtaaaaaataaatacttaaattctaaaatctaaaaaaataaaacataaccaGTTGGTTCTAACTCATAGTTGGGGCTGACAGGTGGATGTGTGTATCCCCAAATTAACGGGCGGGTGAATTTTGTGTGGAAAGTCGGTGCTGTAAAAATGTTGATCGTTTTAACCTTTTGAGGTGAATACTATTTATCTCGACACGTATGCTTTCTTGTTGATTACCTATCCATTTTCTTGTTAGGATCTGTTTGAGTTTACTCTTGTATTTGCAATACATGGTTAGGATTGAGATAAGCAAAAACAATTACCAAACAGAGCGCATCCAAAAGTCTATGATTCGAAATAGAAATTGTGATCATCTTAGTCGTGATTTTTTGACTATCCGATGAACTACTCTAGCCCTATATTAACATTCTGGATATGATCGAAAACAATGAATAAGTGATGGCTAAGTACCATGGATGCAATTAGCTAACAATTAGAGCAAATAATTGATTGAAATGAATTAGTTGCGAGTGGCAAGATAAGGCAAAGATCCCAACAACAACAGCAAAAGAATACACTGCCAGGATCTCTGAATATCGGGGTTTTAGGATGAGAATCCGATATGGAAGGCGGAGCCGTgtgttaattaaatttgcgcCTATTTTCATTAGAGTGAGAGAACTACGTACCCAATGGTCACTAGAACAGAATCAACTATTTTGCAAGGACCATGATGGTAGATACTTCAATACGCAGATATGCCCACACGGTGCATCAAATACTTCAAAACTCCGATTCTTTATCCGTACACAAAAGGTGGGATACTCGTATGCATATTCAACAAACAGACTGTCCATAAAGGCATAAACTACCTGTATCAAAAGAGCACGGTTTCttttctacttttggtgatgcAAAAACAAAAGGGGCAAAGAAGCCATGTTTGCAATATCACTGGATCAGAAATTATTCTATAGAGCTTTTCCCTTTCTGTTAAATTCTCATTTTatcaaaaatataaaataaaaaaacaatctGGATTCTCATAGTATAAAATCTAAAACATACAAGTTGTAAGCGCATATAAGAATACTTtgcaaaacaataaaattaaTTTCCAGATGCACAAAACAGTATTATCATTTCAAGTGCAAAGGATGTGATAACATGGATGTTAGTGCAACCAAAGTCTGTGAAGGAACAATCATGAACTTAATAAGAAACCAGCCTCCCTTACGAGCAATTCCTTTGAAACAAAGGCTGTGTCCCACTATACCTAGAGCAGGACATCAACCTGTACAACTAAGATCAAAGATCAAAAGTTTTTGCCTCTAAGACAACTATGTCCGCTGCGTTCATTCAACACTGACTACCACAATGACTAAAGAGACTAAAGGGGTAATGACAACAAGAACTTGTGTCCCATATGTGCAAAATAATGCCAGGATGAACTGATACAGAAGTCATAGCTGCTTTTCCAATGGCCATATAAGCGGGACCAGGTGATTGATATGATCTACTTAGTATGTGTTTGGGGGGGTTTACCTCGACCGATGTTTGTAGCTAATGTACATTAGTAAACATGATCAAACCCCTTTAGTATTTGATTTAAGATTTCCCATTTGCTCAGTAAGCTTATCCATATGCTGGGTTTTATCCCACCCATTCTCTGTCGGCTGCACTTCATTTCCCACAGGCATGCCTTCTGCAGAGGTCGAATCCATTTCATCTGGCACAGGACTTTGTTCAAGAAAATCCCACAAGTTGGAATTGTCAAGCAATGCTTCAATGTCAGCATCAGGGGGAAAACTATCAACATCTAGGGACATAAAATCAAATGCCGTGGAGTCGATAAATCCATCACCGGCTTCAGGTGCCATATCTTGAATAAATCCAACATCTGCCTCAGGTTTTGTGTTTCCTTCAGGAATATCAATTAAacctccatgtgccataccttgTACCTGAGAAACCTCAGGGATTACATCTGCCTGAGAAATAGGAAGTGCTGGTGCCTCTTGCGCTCCAATGAGGACATTAATATCTGACAATGGATCTCTCATAACTTCTCCAGAGGTTGTAGCCTTAAGAGAAGATTCTATTTCTGAAATTGCAGGTAACGGTCCACGCCCTGAAGTAAGCGGGACCTCTTGAAGTGTAGCTCCCGAGACATGGCTTGAAGAGCTACCACTGTCTACTGCACTGGATGATGATGAACCCTCACCAATCAAAAAATTCTCAAGATTGTTGCTAAAAGAATCCAGCTGGGAAGAAGTATTTGTTTTCATCATCTGCCTGAGCATTGCCTTTGCCGCTTCATTCATCGGAGGCTGATACTTAACAATCTGTCCATCAGGAGTATCAGAACGCTCGTTTTCAGCAATTCCTTCCTCCCTGAGTCTCCTTTTCTTATTGGCTTCAGTTATGCGCCTATTGCTATCATTTTGCTGCTGTACAAACTGATTCAAGAAACCAGGGCTCTGAACAGCCTTTGCAAGGAATGACATCATCTGTTGCTGCCGCTGCTCCATACCTTGAAGACGTTGGACCATTGTTTGCAGCTGATTATCAGTAGACTGTTGCTGCTGCCTCAACCTGATAAGTTCCTGCATAAGCACATTCTTGTCCCTTTTAAGCCTCTCAACCTCTTCCTCGAGACCAAACTTCCCAACCTCTACACATGCAGCTACTGAACTCTGTCCATGTGATGGCTGCTGTGGCTGTTGATGACCATGTCCATGGGCAGGTTTTCGCCGGTTGATACTCTTTAGAAGATGTTTTTGACCCCTCAAAAAGCCCTCATTTGCAAATTCCCAGCGGTCAGGATCAACTTTCCTAAATCCCTGTTAGCCCCAAAATTAATAAAGGGTTAAATCACCGTAACAAAAGGCAAAGAGAACTGCACGattaagaaaaaaatgaaagcaaacaacAAATATAACGATGAACAGACAGGCAAGCATTCATGAAGGGGTAAAAAAAAGTCATATCAACACTCTTGAGAAAACTACAAAATTTGACCAATATAGCTTCTGTTTATtattaaagaaaaacaaaaagcacacacgcgcgcgcgcacacataTATTAAGAAAACTGCAAGAGCCTAAGCTCACCACTGAACTACAGGGATTATCATTCAACTTGAGTCCCTCCATTTGCAAACCACCTTTCCATCAATATTCTTAGGAAAACAAGATGTTGCATCACTTCCCAATTTCACTCAGAGATGATTAAGGAGATCACCAAGCTTTTGCAGTAACCAAAAGTACATatttaaattttaataaaaacatTTGAAATTGAGACCAGTAACACAAATGAAATGAGATAAGGTAAACTATGTGACGACTACATCCAGTTAAGATATAAACAGAGCTATCCTTCAGGTAGGGCCTAGCCAAAGCTCAGTCCTAATCCAACCGTCTAGTCCGCCTAGAAGCAAAAACCAAAGAAAGACacgaggggaaaaaaaaaaaaaaaaaaaaaggtcgtAACTTGCAACGTTCATACTTTCTATATGAAATATGAGCACAGCACCCCTAACTAACCACATGGACACCCTCAACATCTCAGGCACCAAAAGTGTGCTTACATCCACAGTAGTCTCTATCTCACACTATTGACAGTACTTAACAAGTGCACTCCCCATTCAATATGCACATGAACATCATCCATGTCAAGCACAAAGTAGTCATaagaaataagaaaacaaatccAATCATTTTCCAAAAGCCATAAATCCTATGGAGAAAACAGAACAAGGTATCAGACAGCATCAAACTCCCAGTAACAAGATTCATAAGTTCTGTAATGCAAAACTAAACCTTTTAACTTGCATTTTCACAAATGCTATATGGGTCAGTAGCATACCCTCCATAGATTACATTACATGTCTTGCAAATATCATGTATTCATTATTTCAGAAAGTATACCTCTAAGGCTCTAATTAATGCATTAGTGATTGGTTTAGTATTTACAATCATTCAAAATTTCCATGTTTCAAAGCAGATATTTCTAAACTTGCATTAGTTCAAATAACTTTAACCGATATTTCTATCCATAATTATATTTCAAGCAACATTTCCCTAAACCTGAACTACTGGTTTACAGGTATTTCCACGATAACATGACATATATTGCCCCGTGACACTAACAGAGATCCAATACATTATGTACCACATTTAAGGCACAAATTTCTAGCATGACACAGAATAACCATCAACAGCATACAAGTTCCAACAGCTTAGCAATTTTTTAACCAAAACAAGGATCAATATAAGTATAGTGTTGACAGATGTTTAGGAAGTAACTA encodes the following:
- the LOC133744714 gene encoding uncharacterized protein LOC133744714, producing MEINLKVLEGQDSPPQLLASNNPNSNPYVQRTMKAHYISEVRIVHLLILMVTFWAVLCLPFFFTSMSLVPQTLSFQLDSLFLSNFNISNTTIRVDWDMTLQIENPNSVTKIHFNIINGLISYKDNSLAMYSIKPFELGYREHRLVHLKISKYQTMEKNGWVLNEINMQRDENGAVNFSLSQCLFRLHIQPAGGESKSLYRTLSVWI
- the LOC133707440 gene encoding early nodulin-like protein 18, whose amino-acid sequence is MEETRNKVLITSSCFLILVSVSSNSVHAYKNHTVGDSLGWYDNLQKPDLNYQKWAAANNFSLGDFLIFNTDTNHSVVQTYNMTTYKLCDYDDAEEKDIIQWSEANPSNTATHDVSVAVPLLKEGITYFFSGDYDGEQCQNGQHFKINVTHGQGLPKSLDDSPAGPASSPQSSNGDDESIPDTIVPNSNFNDPKQEDDNDDKQPSGSVSFSVSHVQGNLIFVLLGLVYLLYS
- the LOC133743493 gene encoding mitogen-activated protein kinase kinase 10; its protein translation is MTLVRERRHQQGLRLSPPPPPVTATADFTHRSFFPALSPASSPDSPAIIENLSDLEKVEVLGHGDGGTVYKVRHKKSSCIYALKVLRFDNNAATGILQQVAREAEILKLVDSPYVIRCHGIFDSGAFMSPDHSNNEGGGDLCFVMEYMEGGSLHDVLRARQRLPEQLISRVAKCVLQGLRYLHAMQIVHRDIKPSNLLINGRGEIKIADFGVSHMVAGAHEACDLHMGTYAYMSPERFDPERWGGRNADGFAGDVWSLGLVVLQCYVGRFPLIGPGQKPDWPTLMCVICFGERLEMPETATPEFRSFIWRCLEKDWRKRAKVDELLDHPFVNKTCCASTDQELVNFVFPVD
- the LOC133743494 gene encoding heat stress transcription factor A-1d, which encodes MAGANSNAGEAAAGGGAQPAQAAAAAAGGGLESAPAPTPLLNSNAPPPFLSKTYDMVDDPATDPIVSWSATNNSFVVWNPPEFARDLLPKYFKHNNFSSFVRQLNTYGFRKVDPDRWEFANEGFLRGQKHLLKSINRRKPAHGHGHQQPQQPSHGQSSVAACVEVGKFGLEEEVERLKRDKNVLMQELIRLRQQQQSTDNQLQTMVQRLQGMEQRQQQMMSFLAKAVQSPGFLNQFVQQQNDSNRRITEANKKRRLREEGIAENERSDTPDGQIVKYQPPMNEAAKAMLRQMMKTNTSSQLDSFSNNLENFLIGEGSSSSSAVDSGSSSSHVSGATLQEVPLTSGRGPLPAISEIESSLKATTSGEVMRDPLSDINVLIGAQEAPALPISQADVIPEVSQVQGMAHGGLIDIPEGNTKPEADVGFIQDMAPEAGDGFIDSTAFDFMSLDVDSFPPDADIEALLDNSNLWDFLEQSPVPDEMDSTSAEGMPVGNEVQPTENGWDKTQHMDKLTEQMGNLKSNTKGV